CAAACTAGTTAAAAACTACTCCGATAGTTTTTCTTTGTTCCTCAAAACATCAGGTGAGAATCTATATTCGATAATTGAAGGTGATGCCCATCTAAGAGAAATAGCGGGAGATTTTTTTAAAGAGTACAAATTAGATTTTGTATTTGACATAGATAAGAAAAAATTTTTGATACAAAAAAGGATTGGAAATATTGTATATAATTGGACTTTGACAATGACTCCTGATACTTTTCAAAGACTGATTTATTATTTAGCTGCTATATATTCAAATAATAATTCTGTGTTACTTTTTGAAGAACCAGAAGCACACTCCTTCCCGCCGTATATTTCTATGATAGGTGAGCTGATAGGAAAAAAAGCGGAGAACCAATATTTTATTTCCACCCATTCTCCTTACGTATATCAGTCAATCGTTTCGAACACAAACAAGGATGATTTAGCTGTGTGGGCTTTGTCATACTCCAAAGGCCAAACAAAGATGGTGCAGTTGACAGAAAAGCAGATTGGCGAAACTTTGAGTGATGGAGTTGATGTATTTCAAAATATAGAACGCTATACTAAATAATATATGGTAGTTTTATATCCCGAATGTCATACTGAGAAATTCCTTTGTGAGTTCATTGGTTATTCCAAAAGCAAGATAATTACGTGTAATGGAAAACCAAATGTAATCAATAAACTCAGATCGTCGGATAATGATATTATTGCAATTGGTATTGTTGATGAAGTTCCAATGAAGACTCAGCATCCAGATTGTAAATTGTATATTGAGAAAGCCAATTATTTAGTTATTAGTCTATTACAACAAAAGAATAATGCGAAATATTTTTTAATTGAATTCAAAGAAGAATTTGAGCCTTGGATTAAAAATATAAATAAGAAAGCAAAAGTTGATCCCGAAAGATATAATAGTAAAATGGACAGGCTCCATGAATATACAGGAGTAAATATTCCAGATAAGTATAAAAAGTTTCTTAAAAAAATATTTGATTCATATCCAGACCCAATTAATAAGTTTAAGCAATGGATAAAAGATTGCGATAATAATAGCTAAAAAAAATAAAAGGTCATATTTCTCCATTTTTTTTTTCACGGCAACCTGTTTTCATGCTCAAGTCCAATATCTTTATAGTAGATCTTTAAAAAGTCAAAAAAAAAAATGAAAAATACATTTACTGCAATAGATTTTGAAACGGCACATGGAAAAAGATGGAGCATTTGTCAAGTGGGCTTGGTACGTGTTGAAAATGGAATTATTACCGACAAATTATCAATTTTAGTGCAGCCGCCTGATAATTTTTATTTCTATAGAAACACAGAAATTCATGGTATTACCCCTCAGCAAACACGGCATTCACCAACCTTCGATGGTGTATGGGGGCAGCTAGAACCCTATATTAAAGAACAAGACGTAATAGCTCACAATGGTTTTGCATTCGACTTTAATTGTTTAGAACATACACTTGCCTATTATGATATCGCCAAACCACAGTATAAAGGATATTGTACCTATAAAATATATAAGGCTAACTTAGCTTCGCTATGCAAGCAATACAATATTCCTTTAAATCATCATGATGCACTGAGTGATGCGATGGCTTGTGCGAGGTTATATGAGATGCATATTGCCGCTACAAATTATAAATAAAATAAAACATAACATGACAGATACATATAATAAATTTTCCCAAGAATATGATAAATTATTCGCTGAGAATATCGTCAGTTTTATAAAAAATATAAAAGCTAAGAAGGATTTAAAAGGCAATTACAGACTTTTTTACCCCTCGTTTGGTGTTAAAGAAAATGAAAAGTGTGATTTCATCATTTATGGGCAGGCGGTAAAGGATTGGAGCCCTGATATAAGTCTACTAGAAGATAAGCGATCAATTGCGGATAAAGTAAAGGAAAGTATAATCTATTCGAATTCATATTTAGAAAATCATTGTCCGCTTGATTGGGTGAATGTATATTGGAGTAAAAAATCCTACACACTTAATACCTTAAAGAAAGAAGCGGAGGAATTCTATCCCCCTATAGATTATACTACATCTAGATCATTTTTTTGGGAATGTAGTATATAAGTTCATTTCTGATTATTATGAAATAAGCAGAGATAGTAATGATTGGGCTAAAAAGATCATTTGGTCAAATTTGTATAAGATATCGCCTGATTATGGTAATCCAGAAATTGATGAACGTGTGTATCAATTAGATTTATCAGTTGAATTATTAAAAAGGGAAATAGATGAAATCAAACCTAAGTTTTGTATAATACTTACAAATGAAGAATGGTGGAAGCCCTTTAGAGAAAAGTTAGAACAAAAAAAATTGGAACACAATAGCGGACCAGAAGTGATATCATTTGAAGAGTATAATGATACTAAAATAATATTGACCACTAGGCCCTTTAGCGGCAGCCATGAAAAACATGTTTCTCAAATCCTCAAACTAACGGAAAGAGCAAAGTAATATACATTAAATAACCCTCAACCTTCTCACCCCACTCGCCAACAAAGCACCCAAAACCGGAGCAATTATATATAACCACAACGAAGTAAAATTTCCCGAAACCAATGCAGGTGCTAGGCTGCGGGCAGGGTTCATGGATGCTCCACAAATAGGGCCCGCAAACAGAGCTTCCAATAATACCGTTCCGCCAATTGCCAAGCCTGCAAAATGATTGACATGGTTACTTTCTTCGGTACTATATAATATAACCAACATCAATATAAAAGTAAGTATTAGTTCTAGTATAAAAGATTGCATTTCACTTCCTGCGGGTAAAGTTGCTCCTAAGTTTATATTATTGGGGAATAAAAATTTTAACAATATACTTGCCGTAATTCCACCGAGTATTTGCATACTTATATAAGGAAGAATTTCTTTGCCTTTAAATCTTTTTGCAAGCCACAAGCCCAAAGTTACTGTTGGGTTTATATGTGCTCCGCTTACATGGCCAAAACTATATATCATAGCGATTACAATCAATCCGAAAGTAAAGGCAATGCCAATGTGGCCAATAGTTCCATTGGTTTCTTGGTTAATAATAATGGCACCCGTTCCACAAAAGATTAGGGCAAATGTTCCAATAAATTCTGCTAGATATTTTTTCATAAATTAGTTTCTACAAATTTTTGGCAATATACTTTTATGAGTTCACGTACTTCGGCAAATTGTGCTTTTATTTCGTCTTCAGTGCCTGTTGCTTTTGCCGGATCGGGAAAATTATAATGAAATCTTTTTGCATCGCTAGGAATGTAGGGGCAACGTTCTTTGGCATTATCGCATACGGTTATAATATAATCGAATTTAATAGTTGCATATTCATCTACATTATTTGAAGTATGATTTGATAGGTCAATTCCGTCTTCAAGCATGGTAGCAATTGCTGTGGGATTTACGCCATGTGTTTCCACTCCCGCACTATATATATTGGCTTTTGCCTTTGCAAAATGTTTGAGATAACCTTCTGCTATTTGGCTACGGCAGCTATTGCCGGTGCAGAGTACTAAAATGTTTTTCATGCTAGTATTATATATAATATTAACAGCAAGCTCCTCCGGGAGTGCAACAACTTTCATCATTTGCTGCAAGATTGACTAATTGTAATTTTTGTTTTGGCTGAGGTAAATTACATTTAGCTTTAGCTAAACAATCTGTATGCTTAGTAGTTAGTTTAAAGTTTTCTCCATCCACGTCCAAGCCATATATACCAATGGTTTCGTTTTGATATTCAACTTCAATTTCTAAATCTTCACCACTCAAAACCTTTTCAGACAAATCTATAATATGTATAAATTTAGAGGGTTTTAATCGGTGGTCAATATCATCGGCAACCCATATTTGGATATTGGCATATTTGTCGGTATGTATATCGCCACCGCAATCGATAAAATGTTTCGTGGTGAGTCCGACTTCTGTGATATGGAAATGCGATGGCACTTGTTTTCCATTCGGCTGTATAACATTTAAAGTAGTTATATTACTTAGATGATTTTTTAATTCTGATAGTTTCATAATTTTATTTATTTTTTGATGTTTGTGGTGCTATGTGCCAACCGCAGTTGTCCGTGGTTCCCCGAATGTTTTCGGAGCCACCAACCACCTTGCAGGCTTTGCACATGGTCGGTGCCCCCACCAACCATCAATAGATTAACAGCATTTATTATTTTTCTTTTCTAATTTAGTGGATACACCCGCAAAAAATACCTGTATTTTATCCCAAACTTTTCCATCAATACAATAACAAATCGCATTGCCTTCTATGGTGCCTTTTATAATCCCTGCAGTTTTTAATTCACGCAAATGCTGTGATACTGTAGCTTGTGCCAAGGGCAACTCATTTACGATATCGCCACAAATGCAAGCATCTACTTTTATTAAATACTCTACAATAGCAATACGTGCAGGGTGTGCGAGTGCTTTTAACAATACCGCAGTATCGTTTTGTTTTTTGGTGAAATTTTCGGTTTTACTAATACCCATATATTAATATTGCAATAATACGATAAATATTTGAAATTGGAGAATTGTTTTTTTATTTTTTTGTGCAATCGTCATTCTGATCCCGACCTATCGGGATTCAATGTGAAGAATCTGTTTTTTAGAAAACGGTATCATATCACCGTCTCCGATACTAACAGATTCTTCGTCTCGTCTTAAAGTTTTACTACAACAAATATATACTGCTCACGAGACTCAGAATGACGGGTAGAACTACAACTTCTCAATCACCCCAATCTTTCCCTTATTGCCCGCTAAAAATATTTTCTTTCCCTTTTTTGCTTTTTGCACAACGTGAAAACCTTCTGTGGAGTATGAATTCCAAGTTTCTCCATCTTTACTTATATCAACTC
The sequence above is drawn from the Bacteroidota bacterium genome and encodes:
- a CDS encoding AAA family ATPase — translated: MEQYVLSNKSPHFILKPFYKSFQSNDNYQMEQGIETPIKRYYFQPKLVKNYSDSFSLFLKTSGENLYSIIEGDAHLREIAGDFFKEYKLDFVFDIDKKKFLIQKRIGNIVYNWTLTMTPDTFQRLIYYLAAIYSNNNSVLLFEEPEAHSFPPYISMIGELIGKKAENQYFISTHSPYVYQSIVSNTNKDDLAVWALSYSKGQTKMVQLTEKQIGETLSDGVDVFQNIERYTK
- a CDS encoding 3'-5' exonuclease; translated protein: MKNTFTAIDFETAHGKRWSICQVGLVRVENGIITDKLSILVQPPDNFYFYRNTEIHGITPQQTRHSPTFDGVWGQLEPYIKEQDVIAHNGFAFDFNCLEHTLAYYDIAKPQYKGYCTYKIYKANLASLCKQYNIPLNHHDALSDAMACARLYEMHIAATNYK
- a CDS encoding MIP family channel protein — encoded protein: MKKYLAEFIGTFALIFCGTGAIIINQETNGTIGHIGIAFTFGLIVIAMIYSFGHVSGAHINPTVTLGLWLAKRFKGKEILPYISMQILGGITASILLKFLFPNNINLGATLPAGSEMQSFILELILTFILMLVILYSTEESNHVNHFAGLAIGGTVLLEALFAGPICGASMNPARSLAPALVSGNFTSLWLYIIAPVLGALLASGVRRLRVI
- a CDS encoding arsenate reductase ArsC, with translation MKNILVLCTGNSCRSQIAEGYLKHFAKAKANIYSAGVETHGVNPTAIATMLEDGIDLSNHTSNNVDEYATIKFDYIITVCDNAKERCPYIPSDAKRFHYNFPDPAKATGTEDEIKAQFAEVRELIKVYCQKFVETNL
- a CDS encoding DUF6428 family protein; translated protein: MKLSELKNHLSNITTLNVIQPNGKQVPSHFHITEVGLTTKHFIDCGGDIHTDKYANIQIWVADDIDHRLKPSKFIHIIDLSEKVLSGEDLEIEVEYQNETIGIYGLDVDGENFKLTTKHTDCLAKAKCNLPQPKQKLQLVNLAANDESCCTPGGACC
- a CDS encoding metalloregulator ArsR/SmtB family transcription factor, with protein sequence MGISKTENFTKKQNDTAVLLKALAHPARIAIVEYLIKVDACICGDIVNELPLAQATVSQHLRELKTAGIIKGTIEGNAICYCIDGKVWDKIQVFFAGVSTKLEKKNNKCC